The Ranitomeya variabilis isolate aRanVar5 chromosome 7, aRanVar5.hap1, whole genome shotgun sequence genome includes a window with the following:
- the LOC143786283 gene encoding uncharacterized protein LOC143786283, protein MKDRFNCDLRAEKSAASGSGARHRLYKYHRVLAFLRPVLLMRTTHCTTVATGSGAVLQPAATDPSQPSSSAAPGGSSTLTGDQGAGPSGLPLSQSSFAAPIFAGSSRQRQRASDRSLMPEFLHLSSVLHDAIKALGDRMDVTHNLLNCRIQDVAKSVDQLKADLKKPAHHFFNQILEGMSEHLSPDLQLSVMQACNVAFVQAMQQSQSRNVAAYPTVPSLSQVNTIPTSAAYHCTATSIPSTGVLHYSANTMTSAVGHPTATTVTTAAPAWTSSADTTMTQDPGVAYRPGTLPMQQDPSMQYRTGPPQMQQDPGLAYRTGPTPMQQDRGLAYLTGPTPMQQDRGVAFRAGHPPMQQDPSMAYRTGPPMMQHDQAIPFQAGPTLMQQDPSMALCSPPPAMQQDTGMGFVSPPPTRHQDPGRVFVSPPQRGTRILEGPDLAFSKCQEVVIKDLVFGSRDEEGISTSRTQDAHIAPGNIFLE, encoded by the exons atgaaggaccgcttcaactgtgacctacgtgcagagaagagtgcagctagtggttccggagcaaggcaccggctctacaaataccaccgtgtgttggccttcctgagaccggtccttctcatgagaac cacacactgcacgactgtcgccacaggttctggagcggtccttcagccggcagccacggacccgtcccagccatccagcagcgcagcaccaggtgggtcttccacactcactggagaccagggggctggcccatcaggtcttcccctttcgcagtcctctttcgctgcacccatttttgcgggctcatcccggcagcgacagagggcttcggataggtccctcatgcccgagtttttacacttgagctcggttttacatgatgctatcaaggctttaggtgacagaatggatgtgacccataatctcttaaattgccgcatccaggatgtcgccaaaagcgttgatcaattgaaagccgacctcaagaagccagctcatcattttttcaatcaaatcctagagggcatgtcggaacaccttagccctgatctccagctgagtgtgatgcaggcctgcaatgttgcttttgtgcaggctatgcagcagagtcagagtcgtaatgtggcggcatatccaactgtgccgtcactgtcacaagtaaacactattcctacctctgctgcataccactgcacggccacctctattccctctacaggtgtactccactacagcgccaacacgatgacgagtgctgttggacatcccaccgccaccaccgtgacgaccgctgctccggcttggacctcctccgctgacaccacgatgacgcaggaccctggcgtggcttatcggcccggcaccctcccgatgcagcaggacccatccatgcaatatcggaccggcccaccccagatgcagcaggacccaggcctggcatatcggaccggacccaccccgatgcagcaggaccgaggcctggcatatctgaccggacccaccccgatgcagcaggaccgaggcgttgctttccgggcaggacaccccccgatgcagcaggacccatccatggcgtatcgcaccgggccccccatgatgcagcacgaccaagccatacctttccaggcaggacccaccctgatgcagcaggacccatccatggctttatgttcccccccaccagcaatgcagcaggacactggtatgggatttgtttccccccccccaacgaggcaccaggatcctggaagggtttttgtttcccccccccaacgaggcaccaggatcctggaagg